In a single window of the Bacteroidota bacterium genome:
- the rplI gene encoding 50S ribosomal protein L9, whose translation MEIILLQDVPNLGDKDDLVKVKPGYANNYLIPNGMATVATPSAKKAHAENLRQAAHRLAKQKEEALAQVKKLEALTLQVPTLVGKEGKIYGSITTLMLSNLLKEAGYEIDRRKITFEQEVKNTGIYTAKVSLHKEIKAALKFEVVEKAGE comes from the coding sequence ATGGAGATCATTTTGCTACAAGATGTGCCCAACCTGGGCGACAAGGACGACCTGGTAAAGGTAAAACCCGGCTATGCCAACAACTACCTGATACCCAACGGGATGGCTACTGTGGCTACCCCCAGCGCCAAAAAAGCACATGCCGAAAACCTGCGCCAGGCCGCACACCGCCTGGCCAAGCAGAAGGAAGAGGCGCTGGCACAGGTGAAAAAGCTGGAAGCCCTAACCCTGCAAGTGCCCACCCTGGTAGGCAAGGAAGGCAAGATATACGGCAGCATAACTACCCTGATGCTCAGCAACCTGCTGAAAGAAGCCGGGTACGAGATCGACCGCCGCAAAATCACCTTCGAGCAAGAGGTGAAGAACACCGGCATCTATACGGCCAAAGTAAGCCTGCACAAAGAGATAAAGGCAGCGCTGAAATTTGAGGTAGTGGAGAAAGCTGGAGAATAG
- the rpsR gene encoding 30S ribosomal protein S18, with translation MSEEKIGAAPLNPNFSDVRERTKKYCRFKKSGIKYIDYKDPEFLKKFVNEQGKILPRRITGTSLKYQRRLGLAVKRARHLGLLPFVTDRLK, from the coding sequence ATGTCAGAAGAAAAAATTGGCGCAGCCCCGCTAAACCCAAACTTTAGCGATGTGCGCGAGCGCACCAAGAAATATTGCCGCTTCAAGAAATCGGGCATCAAGTACATAGACTACAAAGACCCCGAGTTTCTGAAGAAATTTGTGAACGAGCAGGGCAAAATCCTGCCACGCCGCATCACTGGCACCAGCCTCAAGTATCAGCGCCGCCTGGGCCTGGCCGTTAAGCGCGCACGCCACCTGGGCCTGCTACCCTTCGTAACCGACCGCCTAAAATAA
- the rpsF gene encoding 30S ribosomal protein S6 gives MSEKRVYETTFIVTPDLEPAVYKEMTEKFTKLLTDNGAEIINQEVWGFRKLAYPIRKKETGYYVYTEFLAPASELIQTLEREYQYDERLMRYLTVKLDKHAVEWNVKRKQRQNQN, from the coding sequence ATGTCTGAAAAGAGAGTATACGAAACCACCTTCATCGTTACGCCGGACTTAGAGCCCGCCGTGTACAAGGAAATGACCGAAAAGTTTACTAAGCTACTGACCGACAACGGGGCAGAGATTATAAACCAGGAGGTATGGGGATTCCGCAAGCTAGCCTACCCCATTCGCAAAAAAGAAACTGGCTACTACGTGTACACCGAATTTCTGGCACCGGCCAGCGAGCTGATACAGACCCTGGAGCGGGAGTACCAGTACGACGAGCGCCTGATGCGCTACCTGACGGTGAAGCTGGACAAGCATGCCGTAGAGTGGAACGTAAAACGTAAGCAACGCCAAAACCAAAACTAG